In Vibrio syngnathi, the following proteins share a genomic window:
- a CDS encoding RecX family transcriptional regulator, which produces MDDSQQKTNSRNTTVRKATRIESVMNSAMWHLTQRDMTESELIAKLKVKTDNQEWIDETLGTLKGFGYLKSDQVFAEQFVEQAFSGEFGSRYIVEKLKKKGLTDSIIADAIHKVSFEKSIDEQTILIDRINHYYTSFTMSREKLVAALQKRGFSYQQVKVAIDQHPQAHELKSNIQIKAEKADLEKEVLKYARKGKGLTAIQQELRQRQIDTSELSPLIERLINEEQLDFYSSCLEQLQKKPYDLNDHKERSKAYAMLSRKGFSSDEIKFALSEGNE; this is translated from the coding sequence ATGGATGATTCACAGCAAAAAACGAATAGTAGAAACACTACGGTAAGAAAAGCGACACGAATTGAAAGTGTTATGAACTCTGCGATGTGGCATTTAACCCAGAGAGATATGACGGAAAGTGAGCTGATTGCGAAGCTGAAAGTGAAAACCGATAATCAAGAATGGATCGATGAAACCTTAGGCACCCTGAAAGGTTTTGGGTATCTAAAATCCGACCAAGTGTTCGCAGAACAATTTGTGGAACAAGCTTTCTCTGGTGAATTTGGCTCTCGATACATTGTCGAAAAACTTAAGAAGAAAGGGCTTACGGATTCGATTATTGCAGATGCGATTCACAAGGTGTCTTTCGAAAAGTCTATTGATGAACAGACCATCTTGATAGACAGAATCAACCATTATTACACAAGCTTTACCATGAGCCGTGAAAAGCTTGTCGCAGCACTACAAAAGCGTGGTTTTAGTTATCAACAAGTGAAAGTGGCGATTGACCAGCACCCACAAGCACATGAACTGAAGAGTAATATTCAAATTAAGGCAGAGAAAGCCGATTTGGAAAAAGAGGTGCTTAAGTATGCTCGTAAAGGCAAAGGTCTGACTGCTATTCAGCAGGAGCTTAGACAGCGACAAATAGACACGAGCGAGTTGTCACCGTTGATCGAACGATTGATCAATGAAGAGCAGTTAGACTTTTATTCTTCGTGTTTAGAACAATTGCAAAAGAAACCTTATGACCTTAACGATCACAAGGAACGTTCAAAGGCCTATGCAATGTTAAGTCGAAAAGGCTTTTCGTCGGATGAAATCAAATTTGCTTTGAGTGAAGGTAACGAATAA
- a CDS encoding M3 family metallopeptidase yields MTATNYLNQLNQKYLATHKAKEDFFWDTYMGISDDHDGSTLAQTQWTEFLSSAEQIAAIETQLATIEEIQDPQEKESTLTGLNGWLATFRSHAIESEQSQKLKAELIKFEAELFEKKQNHVMTYVNEAGDDTEGSLPVLGSTIRTNSNEKVRLSAHQTLLGLEQWLLANGFIELIKKRNQFAQSLGFKTFFDYSVVKTEQMTTEQLFTILDDFEVRTRDNHQQSLESLTQKKGQSALEAHNFTYSFAGDVMNDLDPYVPFSKSLRRWVESFGRLNIEYSQATLKLDLLDRKGKYPNGFCHGPVPSFYDQDTWVAAQVNFTSNAKPDQIGSGYDGINTLFHEGGHAAHFANVKMNAPCFSQEFAPTSMAYAETQSMFCDSLLNDADWLKQYALDSEGQAVPDELIKAIIDNKQPFRAYQERSILVVPYFERALYELADEDLTPEKITALARSSEKTILGLSCSPRPLMAIPHLLSDEASCAYQGYLLAHMAVYQTRAYFTDKFGYLTDNPEIGPLLAKHYWHQGNSVNHNGTIESLTGEGFNAKYLADECNLSPEQAWAIEEQKITQLSTRERAPVTDLNAKISIVDGATELANNAKSNDQMCDDFEHFIVEQYGR; encoded by the coding sequence ATGACTGCAACGAACTATCTCAACCAATTGAACCAAAAGTATCTTGCGACTCATAAAGCGAAAGAAGACTTCTTTTGGGATACTTATATGGGGATCAGTGACGACCATGATGGCTCGACACTCGCGCAGACCCAATGGACTGAATTTCTTAGCTCTGCCGAGCAAATTGCTGCTATCGAAACGCAGCTAGCTACTATCGAAGAAATTCAAGACCCTCAAGAAAAAGAGAGCACGCTAACAGGCTTGAATGGTTGGTTAGCGACCTTTAGATCTCACGCTATTGAGTCTGAGCAGTCACAGAAGCTTAAAGCCGAACTCATAAAGTTTGAGGCTGAACTGTTTGAGAAAAAACAGAATCATGTAATGACTTACGTGAATGAAGCGGGCGACGACACTGAAGGGTCGTTACCGGTTCTAGGTTCAACAATAAGAACCAATAGTAATGAAAAAGTTAGGCTTTCAGCTCACCAAACACTACTAGGTTTAGAGCAGTGGCTGCTGGCTAACGGCTTCATTGAACTCATCAAAAAACGCAACCAGTTTGCTCAATCGCTGGGTTTCAAAACCTTTTTTGACTATTCCGTCGTTAAAACCGAGCAGATGACAACTGAGCAACTGTTTACAATTCTGGATGACTTTGAAGTTCGCACGCGAGATAACCATCAACAAAGCCTAGAGAGCTTAACTCAGAAAAAAGGTCAGAGCGCTCTAGAAGCCCATAATTTCACCTACTCTTTCGCAGGTGACGTCATGAATGACTTAGACCCTTATGTTCCATTTTCAAAGTCACTAAGGCGTTGGGTTGAGTCTTTTGGTCGTCTTAATATCGAATACTCACAAGCAACATTGAAATTAGATTTGCTTGATCGTAAAGGAAAGTATCCAAACGGTTTCTGTCATGGGCCCGTTCCTTCTTTCTACGATCAAGATACTTGGGTAGCTGCACAGGTCAACTTCACGAGCAACGCCAAGCCCGACCAAATCGGCAGCGGCTATGATGGTATCAACACACTATTTCACGAGGGCGGCCACGCTGCGCATTTCGCTAATGTTAAAATGAACGCGCCTTGTTTCTCTCAAGAATTTGCACCAACATCGATGGCTTATGCCGAAACTCAATCCATGTTCTGTGACAGCTTATTGAATGACGCCGATTGGCTAAAACAATATGCCCTGGATTCAGAAGGCCAAGCAGTACCTGATGAGCTAATCAAAGCCATCATAGATAACAAACAACCGTTCAGAGCCTACCAAGAACGAAGCATTCTTGTTGTTCCCTATTTCGAACGAGCACTTTACGAATTGGCGGATGAAGATCTGACACCTGAAAAGATCACCGCGCTTGCTCGTAGCAGTGAGAAAACGATTCTTGGATTGTCTTGTAGCCCTCGCCCATTAATGGCGATCCCACACCTGTTGTCGGATGAAGCCTCATGCGCATATCAGGGTTACTTATTAGCTCATATGGCCGTGTATCAAACTCGTGCATATTTCACCGATAAGTTTGGCTACTTAACGGATAACCCAGAGATCGGCCCTTTGTTAGCTAAGCACTATTGGCACCAAGGCAATAGCGTCAATCATAATGGGACAATCGAAAGCCTGACAGGGGAAGGTTTTAATGCCAAATACCTCGCTGACGAGTGTAACTTATCGCCGGAGCAAGCTTGGGCTATTGAGGAGCAAAAAATCACACAACTGTCGACAAGAGAACGTGCACCAGTCACTGATTTGAACGCGAAGATATCGATCGTTGATGGAGCAACTGAATTAGCGAATAATGCAAAGTCGAATGACCAAATGTGTGATGATTTTGAGCACTTTATCGTTGAGCAATACGGCCGGTAG
- a CDS encoding mechanosensitive ion channel family protein — MMKVWRCLLLMLAFVAFGSFAQSVDKIAEVQDQLMLDLATLETAHDAEKPFLEDILRRKNQALRKEISSQLSSDKKEGLDAVLAQQVELLQHLLSLNDVKIVSMSKENRSADGDAKKRLELLIQKRIGMMDDYYQQLSKTLSWSKGRGVDVSAAESQLKAALVSRSQYLTNAILYTDTQRQDLERRLSFVSEDEKATIKTELIRFSERTSVMVASLETSISMMAPFGVDVTSYKRILLATTGDINADVLDIDVALDLLDGWLRSFRSWAFENTPSFIVKLALFLGILYVTRLIANVARKTVRKSVSHSKMDFSVLMQDFFVSIASKAVVFIGLLIALSQIGIELAPLLTGFGVAGVIIGFALQDTLSNFASGLMILIYRPYDVGDMVKVAGVQGTVKDMSLVSTTVQTIDNQRLVIPNNKIWGDVINNITAERVRRVDMVFGIGYSDDIDKAKAVLNEIIIAHPLVLKKPEHMIKLHTLNTSSVDFVVRPWVKTEDYWDVYWDVTETVKKRFDEEGITIPFPQRDVHIYNHEES, encoded by the coding sequence ATGATGAAGGTTTGGCGTTGTCTATTGTTAATGTTGGCGTTTGTCGCATTTGGAAGTTTTGCGCAAAGTGTCGATAAAATAGCAGAAGTACAAGACCAGCTAATGTTGGATCTAGCCACATTAGAAACAGCCCACGATGCTGAAAAGCCGTTTTTAGAAGATATATTAAGGCGTAAAAACCAAGCACTACGTAAAGAGATTTCCTCCCAATTATCATCCGATAAGAAGGAAGGCTTGGATGCTGTTCTTGCCCAGCAGGTTGAGCTTTTACAGCACTTATTGTCATTGAATGACGTTAAGATTGTTTCTATGAGTAAGGAAAACCGCTCGGCTGATGGAGATGCTAAGAAACGTCTTGAGCTGTTGATTCAAAAACGTATTGGCATGATGGATGACTACTATCAGCAACTCTCTAAGACCTTAAGTTGGTCAAAAGGTCGAGGTGTTGATGTGTCAGCTGCGGAAAGTCAGTTAAAAGCCGCATTAGTTTCTCGTTCTCAATATCTGACCAATGCGATTTTATATACAGACACGCAGCGTCAAGATCTAGAGCGCCGTTTGTCTTTTGTTAGTGAAGACGAAAAGGCGACGATAAAAACTGAGTTAATACGTTTCAGCGAACGAACCAGTGTAATGGTAGCCAGTTTAGAGACAAGTATCTCTATGATGGCCCCGTTTGGTGTTGATGTTACCTCTTATAAGCGTATTTTATTAGCGACGACAGGCGACATTAACGCTGATGTATTGGATATCGATGTTGCGTTAGATCTATTGGATGGTTGGTTACGTTCGTTCCGCTCATGGGCTTTTGAAAACACCCCATCTTTTATCGTTAAACTCGCTCTGTTTCTCGGGATTTTGTATGTAACTCGCCTGATTGCTAATGTGGCTCGCAAGACCGTTCGTAAGAGTGTCTCGCACTCTAAGATGGACTTCAGTGTATTGATGCAAGACTTCTTTGTATCCATCGCATCGAAAGCGGTTGTGTTTATCGGTTTGCTTATCGCCCTATCTCAGATAGGAATAGAGCTTGCACCATTACTTACTGGTTTCGGTGTTGCGGGTGTCATTATTGGTTTTGCACTGCAAGACACACTGTCTAACTTTGCATCGGGTTTGATGATTTTGATCTATCGCCCTTATGATGTGGGTGACATGGTTAAAGTGGCAGGGGTTCAAGGCACAGTTAAAGACATGAGCTTAGTTTCAACGACCGTTCAAACCATCGATAACCAACGCTTGGTGATCCCAAATAACAAGATCTGGGGTGACGTGATCAACAACATCACAGCAGAACGAGTGAGACGTGTTGATATGGTCTTTGGGATTGGTTACTCAGATGATATTGATAAAGCAAAAGCGGTGTTGAACGAGATTATTATTGCGCATCCTCTCGTACTTAAAAAACCAGAGCATATGATAAAGCTTCATACCTTAAATACGTCTTCTGTAGATTTCGTCGTACGACCTTGGGTTAAGACTGAGGATTACTGGGATGTGTATTGGGATGTGACGGAAACCGTGAAGAAACGCTTTGATGAAGAAGGTATCACGATTCCATTCCCTCAACGAGATGTACATATTTACAATCACGAAGAGAGCTAA